A stretch of DNA from Lawsonibacter asaccharolyticus:
TGGGCGGCAGCCAGGGCGGCGCAGGCGCCGGTGCCGCAGGCCAGAGTCTCGCCGCTGCCCCGCTCCCACACCCGCAGCCGCAGCTGATCCCCCTCCACGGCCACAAATTCCACGTTGGTCCGGTCGGGAAAGACGGGGTGGCGCTCCAGGGCGGGGCCCAGCACGTCCAGGGCGATCTCCTCCGGGTGGGGGCAGAAGAGGATGCAGTGGGGGTTGCCCATAGAGACGGGCATGACGGAGTAGGTGAGCTCCATCAGAGGGATGGAGATCTGGGGAAAGACGGAGGGCTCCCCCATGTCCACCTCCACCTGTCCGATGCCGGCAGGACCGGGGAGGAGCCGGAGGGCACGCAGGCCGGAGTCGGTGTCCACCTGGAGGCTGGTGCGGCGGGTGAGCCCCTTGTCGTACACATACTTGCCCAGGCAGCGGATGCCGTTGCCGCACATCTTTCCCCGGGAGCCATCGGCGTTGTACATCTCCATGGCAAAGTCCCCCCGCCGGCCGGGGCAGACGCAGATCAAGCCATCCGCCCCCACACCAAAGTGGCGGTCGGAGAGCCGGACCGCCAGACCGGCGGGGTCGGGGGGACGGTGGGAGAGGCAGTTGAGGTAGATGTAGTCGTTTCCCAGCCCCTCCATTTTGGTGAAGCGCATGCCATCACTCCTTTTCGGGGCGCGGCGGGCGCGCCCGGTCTGGAGGATGGATATGCGCCGGCAGGCGGGAATATGCCGCAACTCAGCCTCCGCCCTGGGCGAGGGTCCGCCGGGCGGTCTGGACCAGTGTGAGGCCCTGGTCCATACTCCGCTTCTGGAGGGTCCGGTGGGCCTGTTCCTCGGTGAGCCCGTCCCGCTCCATGAGCAGGGCCTTGGCACGAGCGATGAGATCCTGCTCTAAGGGGGAGCGGCGGTGGCGGGTATAGCGCTCCATCCGGTGTCCGAACTGGAGCAGCAGGGAGACGGTGGAAAGGGCCTCCTCACGGCGGATGGGGGTCGGCAGCTTGAATATGTCCGGGTCAGAACACAGGGCCAGCTGGTGGGCGGGCCCCACCATCAGCAGGGAGCAGAAGGGGGGCAGATCCCCGCACAGCCACTCCGCCGGGCCGTCGGACAGACGGGTGCCGCAGACCACGCAGTAGATGGGCTGGGCGGCGGCGGCGCGGCGCACCTGGCTGCCCGAGTGGCAGATGAGGCAGGCGGCGGAGCCGGAGCCCTCCAGCAGATCCCGGAATTTGCGGCAGAGGGAGTCACTCTCAAAGGCGACGATGACCGTATCCAATGGGGGGCTTCACTCCTTTCAGCGGGGGGACGGGGCTCAGTAGGTGACCAGATACTTCTCCAGTTCCCAGTTGGACACCCGGATGCAGTACTCGTTCCACTCCTTCATCTTGCCGTGGATGTAGTGAGAGGCCACATGGCCGCCCAGCACGTCCATGATGACGGGGTCGGCCTCCATCTCCCGCAGGGCCTCCTCCAGGGAGGAGGGCAGGGCCTGGATGCCGCTGGCGGCCCGGGTGCTGTCGTCCATCTCATAGATGTTGCCGGTGATCTCAGGGGGAGGGGTGAGGCCCCGCTGGATGCCGTCCAGGCCGGCGGCCAGGCAGGCGGCCACCGCCAGATAGGGGTTGCAGGAGGGGTCAGGGCTGCGCAGCTCCACCCGGGTGGACTGGCCCCGGGCGGCGGGGATGCGGATGAGGGCGGAGCGGTTGGAGGCGGACCAGGCGCAGTAGCAGGGAGCCTCGTAGCCGGGGACCAGCCGCTTGTAAGAGTTGACCAGGGGGTTGGTGAGGGCGGTGAAGCCCTTCACATGCTCCAAAAGGCCGGCAATAAAGGAATAGGCCAGGGAGGAGAGCTGTTTTTCCCCCTTCTCGTCAAAAAAGATATTTTTTCCGTCCCGGAACAGGGACATGTTGATGTGCATGCCGGAGCCTGCCAGCCCGAACAGAGGCTTGGGCATGAAGGTGGCGTGGAGTCCGTTCTTTTGGGCAAGGCTCTTCACCGCCAGCTTGAAGGTCATGATCTTGTCCGCACAGTCCAGGGCTTCATCGTACTTGAAGTCGATCTCATGCTGGCCCTGGGCGCACTCATGGTGGCTGGCCTCGATCTCAAAGCCCATCTGTTCCAGATTCAGGCAGATCTCCCGGCGGGTGCTCTCACCGTGGTCCAGGGGGCCCAGGTCGAAGTAGCCCGCCTCGTCCCGGGTGAGGGTGGTGGCGTGGCCCTGGTCGTCAGTCTCAAAGAGGAAGAACTCCAGCTCCGGCCCGATGTTGAAGGCATCAAAGCCCATGTCCCGGCTGCGCTGGAGCACCCGGCGGAGCACCCCGCGGGGGTCGCCCACAAAGGGGGTTCCGTCAGGGTTATACACGTCGCAGATCAGCCGGGCCACCTTGCCCTGGGCGGGCCGCCAGGGGAAGATGGCAAAGCTGTTCAGATCGGGGTAGAGGTACTGATCGGACTCATTGATGCGGGTGTAGCCCTCGATGGAGGAGCCGTCAAAGGTGATCTGGTTGTTCACCGCCTTTTCAATTTGGGAGGCGGTGATGGCCACATTCTTCAGCTGTCCGAAGATGTCCACAAACTGCATCCGAATGAATTCGATGTCCTCCTCCTTCACGATGCGGATAATGTCTTCCTTAGTATAGCTCATGGTGTGTCTGCCCCTTTCTCACCGCCCCAGGGACGGAAAATGTTTGGATAAAACAGTATTGCACTGAAGGGGGGCGGCTGTCAAGACTTTTCCGAATGGGAGTGCTGGAGAGGACGAGTACCGAGCCCGCCGCGCCCTGCGCGGCGGGCCGGCAAATGGATGGGGCGGACTTCCTTGGGGCACTTTACGGGCAAAGGCGGCCCCGCGCGGCCACCCGGTCTCCGGGAACCTGCCGGCGCCATCTCACGGGAGAGGGATTTGTGCGTTTTCGCAACTCCTGCCCCAGAGGGCCCCAAAAAAATGGGCGTTATGGTGGAAATGAAAAAAACACTTGCAAAAACTTCCGGAAAGGAGTATGCTGTCAACCAGAAAGCAGTCCGGTCCGCCGGTCCGTTTGGGAACGAATGAAGACAAAGACGTCTTGATAGGATGTCTTTGTCTTTTTTGTTTTTGCGGCTGGGAGATCAGGAGCGGCTTGGAATTACGGAAATGGAAAGGGTTGACTGGAAATGAGTACTGCGATCACCGAGTTGTTTGGCACAAATGTGTTCAGCGTCTCCGTCATGCGGGAGCGCCTGCCCAAAAAGGTGTTTGCCGAAGTGACCAATGTGATGGAGAATGGCGGCAGCATCAGCATGAGCACCGCCGATGTGGTGGCCAACGCCATGAAGAATTGGGCGCTGGAGAAAGGGGCTACCCACTATACTCATTGGTTCCAGCCCCTTACCGGCATCACTGCGGAGAAGCACGACTCCTTCCTCACCGCCCCGGTGGAGGGCAAGACCCTGCTCCAGCTGTCGGGCAAGCAGCTGATCCAGGGGGAGCCGGACGCCTCCTCCTTCCCCTCCGGGGGCCTGCGGTCCACCCACTACGCCCGGGGCTACACCGCCTGGGACATGACATCCCCCGCCTTTGTGAAGGAGATGTCCTGCGGCACCATCCTGTGCATCCCCACCATCTTTGTCTCCTACACCGGCGAGGCACTGGACAAAAAGACTCCCCTGCTGCGCTCCATGGAGGCCATCAACACCCAGGCCCTGCGCATCCTGCGGCTGTTCGGAAACACCGAGGCCCACAAGGTGACCCCCTCCGTAGGGCCGGAGCAGGAGTATTTCCTGGTGGACCGGGAGAAGTACCTGAAGCGTCGGGACCTGATCTACACCGGGCGGACCCTGTTCGGTGCCCCTGCCCCCAAAGGGCAGGAGCTGGATGACCAGTACTTCGGCGTCATACGGGAGCGGGTGGGCGCCTTTATGAAGGACCTGAACGTGGAGCTGTGGAAGCTGGGCATCCCGGCCACCACCCAGCACAACGAGGTGGCCCCCGCCCAGCATGAGATGGCCCCCATCTATTCTATGTGCAACTTAGCGGTGGATCAGAACCAGCTGGCCATGGAGACCATGAAGCGGGTGGCGACCCGCCACGGGCTGGTCTGTCTGCTCCATGAGAAGCCCTACGCCGGCGTCAACGGCTCGGGTAAGCACAACAACTGGTCCATCGGCACAGATACCGGGGAGAACCTGCTGGACCCCGGGGACACCCCCAATGAGAACATGCAGTTCCTGCTGGTGCTCTCCTGCATCATGAGAGCGGTGGACCGCCATGCCGACCTGCTGCGCCAGTCCGCCTCCTGCGTAGGCAATGAGCACCGTCTGGGTGCCCAGGAGGCCCCTCCCGCTATCATCTCCATCTTTTTGGGGGATCAGCTGGACGATGTGGTGAGCCAGATTGTCTCCAACGCGGACTCCATCAAGCTGCTCACCTCCAGCGGACTGGATACCGGTGTGTCCACGGTTCCCGTCATCAAGAAGGATGCCACCGACCGCAACCGCACCTCCC
This window harbors:
- a CDS encoding diaminopimelate epimerase, translated to MRFTKMEGLGNDYIYLNCLSHRPPDPAGLAVRLSDRHFGVGADGLICVCPGRRGDFAMEMYNADGSRGKMCGNGIRCLGKYVYDKGLTRRTSLQVDTDSGLRALRLLPGPAGIGQVEVDMGEPSVFPQISIPLMELTYSVMPVSMGNPHCILFCPHPEEIALDVLGPALERHPVFPDRTNVEFVAVEGDQLRLRVWERGSGETLACGTGACAALAAAHFLGLCPPEVTALLPGGSLVLSLDTASGHIRMTGPAVTVFEGEWPGG
- a CDS encoding glutamine synthetase — protein: MSYTKEDIIRIVKEEDIEFIRMQFVDIFGQLKNVAITASQIEKAVNNQITFDGSSIEGYTRINESDQYLYPDLNSFAIFPWRPAQGKVARLICDVYNPDGTPFVGDPRGVLRRVLQRSRDMGFDAFNIGPELEFFLFETDDQGHATTLTRDEAGYFDLGPLDHGESTRREICLNLEQMGFEIEASHHECAQGQHEIDFKYDEALDCADKIMTFKLAVKSLAQKNGLHATFMPKPLFGLAGSGMHINMSLFRDGKNIFFDEKGEKQLSSLAYSFIAGLLEHVKGFTALTNPLVNSYKRLVPGYEAPCYCAWSASNRSALIRIPAARGQSTRVELRSPDPSCNPYLAVAACLAAGLDGIQRGLTPPPEITGNIYEMDDSTRAASGIQALPSSLEEALREMEADPVIMDVLGGHVASHYIHGKMKEWNEYCIRVSNWELEKYLVTY
- a CDS encoding glutamine synthetase catalytic region, producing MSTAITELFGTNVFSVSVMRERLPKKVFAEVTNVMENGGSISMSTADVVANAMKNWALEKGATHYTHWFQPLTGITAEKHDSFLTAPVEGKTLLQLSGKQLIQGEPDASSFPSGGLRSTHYARGYTAWDMTSPAFVKEMSCGTILCIPTIFVSYTGEALDKKTPLLRSMEAINTQALRILRLFGNTEAHKVTPSVGPEQEYFLVDREKYLKRRDLIYTGRTLFGAPAPKGQELDDQYFGVIRERVGAFMKDLNVELWKLGIPATTQHNEVAPAQHEMAPIYSMCNLAVDQNQLAMETMKRVATRHGLVCLLHEKPYAGVNGSGKHNNWSIGTDTGENLLDPGDTPNENMQFLLVLSCIMRAVDRHADLLRQSASCVGNEHRLGAQEAPPAIISIFLGDQLDDVVSQIVSNADSIKLLTSSGLDTGVSTVPVIKKDATDRNRTSPFAFTGNKFEFRMVGSSDSIADANTTLNAIVAESFCEAADELEKAADFDSACTKLIHDMMTEHQRIVFNGNGYSDEWVEEAERRGLPNLRSMVDAVPALLTPKAEALFTKFGIYTKAELEARAEIMYETYAKVLKIEAKTMTHMAGKHYVPAAITYTTRLAESITAVTAACPQADLTVQRELLEKVSLRLTAATKALNSLTELVEQVDAMEDVKEMALAYHDQIVPAMAALRKPVDEMELLVDKSIWPVPTYGDLMFEV